Proteins encoded by one window of Lathyrus oleraceus cultivar Zhongwan6 chromosome 1, CAAS_Psat_ZW6_1.0, whole genome shotgun sequence:
- the LOC127122181 gene encoding zinc-finger homeodomain protein 9 has protein sequence MMEVLTTTTTATNTTPLATISKPSEPDSENPTRIQQQQPVNTTTSNITKPLSFSNGVLKRHHPNTHNHHNNNVVAVTYKECLKNHVATLGGHALDGCCEFMPSPTATSDDPASIKCAACGCHRNFHRREPEEPISTVFEYQPHHRHHPPPPPLFQSRSPSSPSPPPISSYPSAPHMLLALSGAGVGLSIPPENTAAPLNLGSPMGASRKRFRTKFSQEQKDKMHEFAERLGWKMQKRDEEMVNGFCNEVGVDRSVLKVWMHNNKNTLGRKLSDHGNGDGDAVRSAVDGVSDGGFGAHENDNDGINVAACATNGSSSSS, from the coding sequence ATGATGGaggttttaacaacaacaacaaccgccaCAAACACTACTCCTTTGGCAACAATTTCAAAACCATCAGAACCCGATTCAGAAAACCCGACCCGAATCCAACAACAACAACCCGTTAACACAACAACCTCAAACATAACAAAGCCTCTGTCTTTTTCAAATGGGGTTCTTAAACGCCACCATCCCAACACTCacaaccaccacaacaacaacGTTGTTGCTGTTACTTACAAAGAATGTCTCAAAAACCACGTGGCAACTTTAGGTGGTCACGCACTAGACGGTTGTTGTGAATTCATGCCGTCACCAACCGCCACCTCCGACGACCCCGCTTCCATAAAATGCGCCGCTTGCGGATGTCACCGGAATTTCCACCGCCGTGAACCAGAAGAACCGATTTCCACCGTTTTTGAATATCAACCTCACCACCGCCACCACCCACCACCTCCGCCGTTGTTTCAGTCCCGTTCGCCAAGCTCCCCGTCTCCACCGCCGATCTCATCATACCCATCAGCTCCACATATGCTCTTAGCACTCTCTGGTGCCGGAGTCGGACTCTCGATCCCGCCGGAAAACACAGCAGCGCCGTTAAACCTTGGTTCTCCGATGGGAGCTAGTAGAAAAAGATTCAGAACAAAATTCTCACAAGAGCAGAAGGATAAGATGCATGAATTTGCTGAGAGACTTGGGTGGAAGATGCAGAAGAGAGATGAAGAAATGGTTAATGGATTTTGCAATGAAGTTGGTGTTGATAGAAGTGTTCTCAAAGTCTGGATGCATAACAATAAGAACACTTTGGGAAGAAAATTATCAGATCATGGTAATGGTGACGGCGACGCCGTAAGATCCGCCGTAGACGGTGTCTCCGATGGTGGTTTTGGTGCTCATGAGAATGATAATGATGGGATTAATGTTGCTGCTTGTGCTACTAATggatcttcttcttcttcttga